A window of Cyclopterus lumpus isolate fCycLum1 chromosome 14, fCycLum1.pri, whole genome shotgun sequence contains these coding sequences:
- the si:ch211-283g2.1 gene encoding LOW QUALITY PROTEIN: sodium-dependent dopamine transporter (The sequence of the model RefSeq protein was modified relative to this genomic sequence to represent the inferred CDS: deleted 4 bases in 3 codons), with product MEQQLNRPTWSRQIEFTLAGIGCAVGLGNVWRFPYLCYRSGGGAFLVPYLLMLVVLGLPLLYMELTVGQYTRRGPVHALATVCPLLKGVGIASVAISFIMCIYYNVVITWALYYLFSSFQAPLPWQNCNNTWNTANCTNHATNSSYSSTASQEFFKYKMLEQTSGVDEAGVVRWELFLILVLAWVLIYFCIFKGVKSTGKVVYFTALFPYIILIALLINNAQLPGALDGISFFIVPEWDKLLSVEVWVNAAAQIFNSIGIGFGSLMAMSSYNSFNNNVLKDALTISIINSVTSILAGFVIFSAFGYMSHLQGIPISDLAVDGPGLVYIVYPQAFANMPVSQLWAVMFFFMLLCLGLDSEFAMVEVMVTSLMDEYHQRLMTFFKRKELFVLAICGCGVLLGIPLVMQVGIYVFQLMDHYTAIVSIMFLAFFEVIAICWSYGVRRLSDNLQEMTGKGPNIFFRLCWLIVAPVLITVILIFSIVQFKPARYGDYVFPPWAQGVGWVIAMGSIIWIPLGAIHTLWVLPGSFMQKLKLSITPYALNKKPKMPYYERGGETHPGLAVIFSDIQLPEKPPLQTNL from the exons ATGGAGCAGCAGCTCAACAGACCAACGTGGAGCCGGCAGATAGAGTTCACCCTGGCCGGCATCGGCTGTGCCGTGGGTCTGGGCAATGTTTGGAGGTTCCCTTATCTCTGCTacaggagtggaggag gtgcctttctGGTGCCATACCTGCTCATGCTAGTGGTGTTGGGGCTCCCTCTGCTCTACATGGAGCTGACTGTGGGTCAGTACACGAGGAGAGGGCCTGTCCACGCTCTGGCTACCGTCTGCCCACTCTTAAAAG GAGTGGGCATAGCATCGGTGGCCATCTCCTTCATCATGTGCATCTACTACAATGTGGTCATCACCTGGGCCCTCTATTATCTCTTCAGCTCCTTCCAGGCGCCGCTGCCCTGGCAGAACTGCAACAACACGTGGAACACAGCCAACTGCACCAACCACGCCACCAACAGCAGCTACTCCTCCACTGCCAGCCAGGAGTTCTTCAA ATATAAGATGCTGGAGCAGACTAGTGGAGTGGATGAAGCGGGAGTGGTCCGGTGGGAGCTTTTTCTCATCCTCGTTCTGGCTTGGGTTCTCATTTACTTTTGCATCTTCAAGGGGGTGAAATCGACGGGCAAG gtggtGTACTTCACGGCTCTATTTCCATACATCATCCTGATCGCCCTGCTGATCAACAACGCGCAGCTTCCTGGAGCTTTAGACGGAATATCCTTCTTCATCGTGCCAGAGTGGGACAAGCTGCTGTCAGTGGAG gtgtggGTCAATGCTGCAGCTCAGATCTTCAACTCCATCGGGATTGGTTTCGGCTCCCTCATGGCCATGTCCAGCTACAACTCCTTCAACAACAACGTGCTGAA GGACGCCCTGACTATATCCATCATCAACTCCGTCACCAGCATCCTGGCAGGTTTTGTCATTTTCTCGGCCTTTGGATACATGTCCCATCTGCAGGGCATCCCTATCAGCGATCTGGCCGTGGAtg GTCCAGGGCTGGTTTATATTGTTTAC CCACAAGCCTTTGCCAACATGCCAGTGTCTCAGCTGTGGGCTGTGATGTTCTTCTTCATGCTGCTTTGCCTTGGACTGGACAGCGAG TTTGCGATG GTTGAAGTGATGGTGACTAGTCTCATGGACGAGTACCATCAACGTCTGATGACATTCTTCAAGCGTAAGGAGCTGTTTGTTCTTGCTATCTGTGGTTGCGGCGTG CTTCTGGGGATCCCCTTGGTCATGCAG GTGGGCATCTATGTGTTCCAGCTCATGGATCATTACACTGCCATCGTGTCCATCATGTTTCTTGCGTTCTTTGAGGTCATAGCCATCTGTTGGAGTTACG GAGTGAGACGACTTTCAGACAACCTCCAGGAGATGACCGGGAAAGGGCCCAACATCTTCTTCAGACTCTGCTGGCTAATAGTTGCTCCTGTGCTGATTACG GTCATCTTGATCTTCTCCATAGTCCAGTTTAAACCAGCCCGCTATGGGGACTACGTCTTCCCTCCCTGGGCTCAGGGGGTCGGCTGGGTCATCGCCATGGGCTCCATCATCTGGATTCCTTTGGGTGCCATTCACACATTGTGGGTGCTACCTGGCTCATTCATGCAG AAACTGAAGCTGTCCATCACACCATACGCCCTGAATAAAAAGCCCAAAATGCCGTActatgagagaggaggagaaacacatCCGGGTCTCGCTGTCATCTTCTCCGACATCCAGCTGCCTGAGAAACCTCCTCTTCAGACTAACCTGTGA